A window from Chrysemys picta bellii isolate R12L10 chromosome 20, ASM1138683v2, whole genome shotgun sequence encodes these proteins:
- the VPS72 gene encoding vacuolar protein sorting-associated protein 72 homolog yields MSLAGGRAPRRTAGNRLAGLLNAEEDEFYQTTYGGFTEESGDDEYKGDQSDSDDEVDSDFDIDEGDEPASDQDDDEPKRKRRVVTKAYKEPIKSLRPKKPDTAASSSQKVREEKSAPLELQDEVGDSRKYMRQSTTEHTRQTFLRVQERQVQSKRKKGGTNYDRPLTQEELLEEAKITEEINLRSLETYERLEADKRKHVQKKRKCVGPVIRYYSGTMPLITDLGVKEENVDVEGLDQDMQQTAEAPQAAAASPAGKCSRTFITFSDDETFERFFPKAKQPKLPVKEICPVTHKPAVYRDPITDIPYSNIRAFKIIREAYKKYITAHGLPNAAASAALGAGPPATDPNVRATRQKIIIKQTVPAT; encoded by the exons ATGAGCCTGGCGGGGGGCAGGGCGCCGCGCCGCACGGCGGGGAACCGGCTGGCGGGGCTGCTGAATGCCGAGGAGGATGAGTTCTACCAGACCACCTACGGGGGCTTCacggag GAGTCGGGAGATGACGAGTACAAAGGTGACCAGTCGGACAGCGACGACGAAGTGGACTCGGACTTCGACATTGATGAGGGCGACGAGCCGGCCAGTGACCAGGACGATGACGAGCCCAAGAGGAAACGCAGGGTGGTCACCAAGGCTTACAAG GAGCCCATCAAAAGCCTGAGACCCAAGAAGCCCGATACAGCTGCTAGCAGCTCCCAGAAGGTGCGAGAGGAGAAGTCTGCGCCCCTGGAACTCCAGGATGAAGTGGGAGACA GCCGCAAGTACATGCGCCAGTCAACTACGGAGCACACGCGCCAGACCTTCCTCCGTGTCCAGGAGCGTCAGGTGCAGTCGAAGCGCAAGAAGGGGGGGACGAACTATGACAGGCCGCTGACGcaggaggagctgctggaagaggcCAAGATCACAGAGGAGATTAACCTGCGGTCTCTGG AGACTTACGAGCGGCTGGAAGCTGACAAGAGGAAGCATGTGCAGAAGAAGCGGAAGTGTGTGGGGCCGGTGATCCGCTACTACTCGGGGACCATGCCGCTGATCACTGACCTCGGGGTGAAGGAGGAGAATGTGGATGTGGAAGG GTTGGATCAAGACATgcagcaaacagcagaggctccccaggctgctgctgcctccccggCTGGCAAATGCTCTCGCACCTTCATCACCTTCAGCGACGACGAGACCTTTGAGCGCTTCTTCCCTAAGGCCAAGCAGCCCAAGCTGCCCGTGAAGGAGATCTGCCCCGTCACCCACAAGCCGGCCGTCTACCGGGACCCCATCACCGACATCCCCTACTCCAACATCCGGGCCTTCAAAATCATCCGTGAGGCCTACAAGAAATACATCACTGCCCATGGGCTGCCCAATGCGGCGGCTTCTGCggccctgggggcggggccgccCGCAACGGATCCAAATGTCCGGGCGACCCGGCAGAAAATCATCAtcaaacaaaccgtcccggccacATAA